Proteins from a single region of Betaproteobacteria bacterium:
- a CDS encoding TRAP transporter substrate-binding protein — MLARAEKPPVSHRASASRLMPGWPLSSRCRFHTRRAKTLCRTDLSAYVVPRPLSPAPRPHYNGHAGEPPAALDIMEEDSAMLRRSFVVLVASLAALWSAAGWAQVKEIPWGTSAVGSAGHKGLVVFAELLNREMPKYRITVQPTPGAIVSVKGYATGQFEGYYGSDIAFYEMANDIKRFKGFKSNIKRQPLQSLWVFTTDMGIAVHVRDKDKYKSWHDLAGKALFTGMPPWDTRAQLERIFETLGIKYNYRQVDLSAAGSLLQSGRIDGFGLYTNGEASIPPWIAEASLTTDWAVVNPSAAEVAALKKAGFAVIEVKHEVFKRDIHADKAILMPFYYGYHVGLDVPEADVYQMLKVVEKNAAELAKADASFAQIAKDMAGFQRRGVESSVNLVPVHPGLAKYMREKGVWDAKWDARVAK, encoded by the coding sequence GTGTTGGCGCGAGCTGAGAAGCCGCCGGTCTCGCACAGGGCAAGCGCTTCGCGCCTGATGCCGGGATGGCCTCTTTCCTCTCGATGTCGTTTTCATACTCGTCGCGCCAAGACCCTGTGCCGGACCGACCTCTCAGCTTACGTTGTTCCTCGCCCTCTATCCCCTGCGCCGCGCCCACACTACAATGGGCACGCGGGAGAGCCACCAGCGGCTCTCGACATCATGGAGGAGGATTCGGCAATGTTGCGGCGTTCGTTCGTTGTTTTGGTCGCTTCCCTGGCGGCGTTGTGGAGTGCTGCGGGGTGGGCGCAGGTCAAGGAAATTCCCTGGGGCACCTCGGCGGTGGGCTCGGCCGGGCACAAGGGGCTGGTTGTGTTCGCCGAGCTGCTGAACCGGGAGATGCCGAAATACCGGATCACGGTGCAGCCCACGCCGGGTGCGATCGTGTCGGTCAAGGGTTACGCCACCGGCCAGTTCGAGGGCTACTACGGCTCCGACATCGCCTTCTACGAGATGGCCAACGACATCAAGCGCTTCAAGGGTTTCAAGAGCAACATCAAGCGCCAGCCGCTGCAGTCGCTGTGGGTGTTCACCACCGACATGGGCATCGCGGTGCACGTGCGCGACAAGGACAAGTACAAGAGCTGGCACGATCTGGCGGGCAAGGCGCTCTTCACCGGCATGCCGCCATGGGACACCCGTGCCCAGCTCGAGCGGATTTTCGAGACGCTCGGCATCAAGTACAACTACCGCCAGGTCGACCTGTCCGCCGCCGGGTCGTTGCTGCAAAGCGGCCGCATCGATGGCTTCGGCCTGTACACCAATGGCGAAGCCTCGATCCCGCCGTGGATCGCCGAGGCCTCGTTGACCACCGACTGGGCGGTCGTCAACCCGAGTGCGGCGGAAGTCGCCGCGCTCAAGAAAGCCGGCTTCGCGGTGATCGAGGTCAAGCATGAAGTGTTCAAGCGCGACATCCATGCCGACAAGGCGATCCTGATGCCGTTCTACTACGGCTACCATGTCGGCCTCGATGTTCCCGAAGCCGACGTGTACCAGATGCTCAAGGTGGTCGAGAAGAACGCCGCCGAGCTGGCCAAGGCCGATGCCTCGTTCGCCCAGATCGCCAAGGATATGGCCGGCTTCCAGCGCCGCGGCGTCGAGTCGTCGGTGAACCTGGTGCCGGTGCACCCGGGGCTTGCGAAGTACATGCGCGAGAAGGGCGTCT
- a CDS encoding FKBP-type peptidyl-prolyl cis-trans isomerase produces MPYTTTASGLQFEDLVVGSGDAAAADQHVSVHYTGWLYENDQIGAKFDSSKDRGEPFDFPLGAGQVIRGWDEGVAGMKVGGTRRLIIPAALGYGARGAGGVIPPNATLLFEVELLGV; encoded by the coding sequence ATGCCTTACACGACCACCGCTTCCGGCCTGCAATTCGAGGATCTTGTCGTCGGTTCGGGAGACGCGGCGGCAGCCGACCAGCATGTCAGCGTGCATTACACCGGTTGGTTGTACGAGAACGATCAGATCGGAGCCAAGTTCGATTCGAGCAAGGACCGGGGCGAGCCGTTCGATTTTCCGCTCGGCGCGGGACAGGTGATTCGCGGCTGGGACGAGGGCGTGGCCGGCATGAAGGTCGGCGGGACGCGTCGGCTGATCATTCCGGCTGCACTCGGATATGGCGCACGCGGCGCGGGCGGGGTGATTCCGCCGAATGCCACGCTCCTGTTCGAGGTGGAGCTGCTGGGGGTCTGA
- a CDS encoding NUDIX hydrolase, with protein MGSDPIQKPQPAATVMLLRDGVRGMEVFMIVRHHQSDVHAGALVFPGGRVDPEDYDLAGDAAVFPTQDGMDAATAALRVAAVRETFEECGVLLARARGQGALVSAARLRDIEATHRAAMTRGGRSFGTMLAQENLVLAPETMVYFANWITPERSAKRFDTHFFLAAAPSDQVALHDGHEAVDSVWITPGSALERARAGVYQLRFPTQMNLQKLGRHALSAPAMDAARASRVVTVMTRQERIGDGMRVLRLPLEADYGGELFEVSDPP; from the coding sequence ATGGGAAGCGATCCGATTCAGAAGCCGCAGCCGGCGGCGACAGTGATGTTGTTGCGCGATGGCGTGCGAGGCATGGAAGTGTTCATGATCGTTCGTCATCACCAGAGCGATGTTCACGCCGGTGCGCTGGTGTTTCCGGGCGGACGGGTGGACCCCGAGGATTACGACCTCGCCGGCGATGCGGCGGTGTTTCCAACGCAGGACGGCATGGATGCGGCCACGGCGGCGTTGCGCGTGGCCGCCGTGCGCGAGACGTTCGAAGAATGCGGCGTGCTGCTTGCGCGTGCACGCGGGCAAGGAGCGCTGGTCAGCGCTGCTCGCCTGCGAGACATCGAGGCCACGCACCGTGCCGCGATGACCCGCGGCGGTCGCAGCTTCGGCACCATGCTCGCGCAAGAGAATCTGGTGCTCGCGCCCGAGACGATGGTTTACTTTGCGAACTGGATCACCCCGGAGCGCTCTGCCAAGCGCTTCGACACGCATTTCTTCCTCGCAGCCGCGCCGTCGGATCAGGTTGCCCTGCACGATGGCCACGAGGCGGTGGATTCAGTTTGGATTACCCCCGGCAGCGCGCTGGAACGCGCCCGGGCTGGCGTCTACCAGCTGCGGTTCCCGACGCAGATGAACCTGCAGAAACTCGGCCGCCACGCGTTGTCGGCGCCGGCAATGGATGCGGCGCGTGCAAGCCGGGTGGTGACCGTCATGACCAGGCAGGAGCGGATCGGCGATGGTATGCGCGTCCTGCGACTTCCGCTGGAGGCCGACTACGGCGGCGAGCTGTTCGAGGTTTCCGACCCGCCGTAG